From one Coffea eugenioides isolate CCC68of chromosome 11, Ceug_1.0, whole genome shotgun sequence genomic stretch:
- the LOC113753634 gene encoding DNA polymerase alpha subunit B gives MEEEIRAEFKKAGFTFDDEEEILKKCLTFCIEYKLTPSDLVSSWDVFSLNRGLELTVQSAHMSAFLQQLQNEQRDAIIKKDPGLHFYSNDVAMLMNDEYEDTKEDVLHSPQDQPQTLQREQSDSAQKTNGSIFGSRKLLESVTPFGQRKNKFVVQFSLNEQSATEAICVKQEHDDENSEDDIIKRVQPSKRCSIVINASQPEPGCRFMHDRIERKFSFLENRIKRHASNIVETGLFEEPTDPTVASQKSLFAVGMICCEEEGRLKEKPILLQSSVEHSGGQRVRLDLQKLEQFSIFPGQVVGVEGHNPSGHCLVASKIIDYVPLSVSSSENLHPPKKQALDRTVQSTDSSCPTPELSLIIAAGPFTTSDNLLFEPLAELLGYARRKQPQLLILLGPFIDADHPEIKKGTIDRTFDDMFCVEILGRLQDYVEYMGSTASVVLVPSIRDANHDFVFPQPKFDINSLNLNHQIHGISNPGNFTANEVKLACCTVDILKHLSAEEISRNPQGGSKQRLTTLSNHILNQRSFYPLYPPAEGIPLDSSLAPEALHISSIPDILILPSDLAHFVRVISLRKISEGEEVKCVCVNPGRLARGEGGGFFVELNHRGTPDSTTASVIRI, from the exons ATGGAAGAAGAAATCAGGGCAGAGTTTAAGAAGGCCGGCTTCACCTTCGATGACGAAGAAGAGATTCTCAAGAAAT GTCTGACTTTTTGTATCGAGTACAAGCTGACCCCTTCGGATCTTGTTTCCAGCTGGGACGTTTTTTCTCTCAACAG GGGGTTGGAATTAACGGTGCAAAGTGCCCATATGAGTGCATTCTTGCAGCAACTACAGAATGAACAACGAGATgcaattatcaagaaagatcCTGGATTACATTTTTACTCTAATGATGTTGCTAT GCTAATGAATGATGAATATGAAGATACGAAAGAAGATGTTCTGCATAGCCCACAAGATCAGCCTCAAACACTGCAGAGAGAGCAATCTGATTCAGCTCAGAAGACAAATGGAAGCATTTTTGGCTCCCGAAAATTGTTAGAATCAGTGACACCTTTTGGGCAGAGAAAGAACAAGTTTGTGGTGCAATTCTCTCTTAATGAGCAATCTGCCACAGAGGCCATATGTGTTAAGCAAGAACATGATGACGAGAATTCAGAAGATGACATTATAAAGAGGGTGCAACCTAGCAAAAGGTGTTCTATAGTGATTAATGCTTCCCAGCCTGAGCCTGGTTGTAGATTTATGCATGATAGGATTGAACGCAAG TTTAGTTTCCTGGAAAATCGCATAAAAAGGCATGCAAGCAACATTGTGGAGACTGGGCTTTTTGAGGAACCAACGGACCCTACGGTTGCCTCCCAG AAAAGTCTTTTTGCTGTTGGCATGATCTGCTGTGAAGAAGAAGGCCGTCTGAAGGAAAAGCCTATTTTGCTGCAAAGCAG TGTTGAGCATTCTGGAGGACAACGTGTGCGCCTTGACTTGCAAAAGCTGGAGCAGTTTTCCATTTTCCCTGGACAG GTGGTTGGAGTGGAAGGGCATAATCCAAGTGGACACTGCTTGGTTGCATCAAAAATTATTGATTATGTTCCATTGTCAGTTTCCTCCAGTGAAAATTTGCATCCTCCTAAGAAACAAGCTTTGGATCGAACTGTTCAGTCCACAGACTCCTCTTGTCCTACACCAGAGCTATCACTG ATTATAGCAGCAGGGCCTTTCACGACAAGCGATAACTTGTTGTTTGAGCCTCTAGCAGAGCTTCTTGGATACGCAAGACGAAAGCAGCCTCAATTGCTTATACTG CTAGGACCATTCATTGATGCTGATCATCCAGAGATAAAAAAAGGAACAATTGATAGGACATTTGATGATATGTTTTGCGTTGAGATTCTTGGAAGG CTTCAAGATTATGTTGAATATATGGGCTCAACAGCAAGTGTGGTTCTTGTGCCATCAATCCGGGATGCCAATCATGACTTTGTATTCCCACAG CCCAAGTTTGATATTAACTCGCTCAATCTCAACCATCAG ATACATGGCATCTCCAATCCAGGAAACTTTACTGCAAATGAG GTCAAATTGGCTTGCTGCACAGTTGATATTCTAAAACACCTCAGTGCGGAGGAGATTTCAAGAAATCCTCAGGGAGGTTCTAAGCAACGCCTGACAACTCTTTCAAATCACATACTGAACCAGCGCAG CTTTTATCCTCTATATCCACCTGCTGAAGGCATCCCCTTGGACTCTTCTCTTGCACCTGAAGCACTCCACATCTCATCTATTCCAGATATTCTCATTCTACCTTCAGACTTGGCTCACTTTGTGCGG GTAATATCCTTGAGGAAAATAAGTGAAGGAGAAGAAGTCAAGTGCGTGTGTGTCAATCCAGGGAGGCTGGCCAGGGGCGAAGGAGGAGGTTTCTTTGTAGAGCTTAACCACCGTGGAACCCCTGATTCAACTACTGCTTCAGTTATTCGTATATAG